ACGAGGAACAGCCATGAGTGACGCAGCGAACCTTCCCGCACCCGACGCCGACGCCGGAGACGCCGGAGAGCCCGGCATTCCTGACCTCGCAGGCCTGCCCGGGGGCGCCCGTGCGGCCCTCGAAGCCGTGCTTATGGTGATCGACGAGCCAGCCACCGTCACGGAGCTCGCCACCGGCCTGAACCTGACGGTCGACGTCGTCGAAGGACTGCTCGGGGAACTGCAGCGGGAGTATAACGGCTATACTGGTAATGCCCCGGATGCGGATGACGCCAGCACGTCTTTACCTACTGCTAGCTTCAGTGCCGCCCCCCGGGGTTTTGAATTGCGGAATATCGCCGGTGGCTGGCGGATCTATTCCCGCGCTGAGTTCGCCGACGTCGTAGGCGGATTCGTGCTGGAAGGCCAGACGGCCAGGCTGACGCAGGCGGCGCTCGAAACGCTCGCCGTCATCGCCTACCGCCAGCCCGTCTCCAGGGCGCGGGTCTCTGCAATTCGTGGGGTCAATGTTGACTCCGTGGTGCGGACGCTGACCCAGCGCGGCCTGATCGAGGACTCGGGAAACGATCCCGAGTCCGGGGCCATCCTGTACCGCACGACGTCGTATTTCCTCGAACGCATGGGAATCGGCTCGGTGGCTGAGTTGCCTCAGCTTTCACCCCATCTTCCAGGGCTTGAAGGCATAGCAGAGTTTTACGACGCAGGAAGAATGTAGGCAGGAATGCTGCCTGCGTAAGAGTATCCACCAGGGCAGAACCATTTGCCCGGCCGGTGGGGGACTGCCGTGAGGCAGCCGTCACGGGCCACCAAACGAAGGACGGGTCATGACACAGGCGGGACGCCAGGGTTCACCACGTAACAGTTCGGGACGCACCAGCGCCGGACAACAATCAGCGCGCACCCAAGGTGCGGGCGGCGCAGGCCGAG
The nucleotide sequence above comes from Arthrobacter sp. KBS0702. Encoded proteins:
- a CDS encoding SMC-Scp complex subunit ScpB, with product MSDAANLPAPDADAGDAGEPGIPDLAGLPGGARAALEAVLMVIDEPATVTELATGLNLTVDVVEGLLGELQREYNGYTGNAPDADDASTSLPTASFSAAPRGFELRNIAGGWRIYSRAEFADVVGGFVLEGQTARLTQAALETLAVIAYRQPVSRARVSAIRGVNVDSVVRTLTQRGLIEDSGNDPESGAILYRTTSYFLERMGIGSVAELPQLSPHLPGLEGIAEFYDAGRM